Proteins encoded in a region of the Ruegeria sp. AD91A genome:
- a CDS encoding orotate phosphoribosyltransferase produces the protein MIPSSFPDSTEIARLTARMLLEIKAVHFNAREPFTLASGLPSPTYIDCRKLISYPRIRSTLMDFLTVTVMRDAGFEAFDNIAGGETAGIPFAAMVAERMALPMTYVRKKPKGYGRNARIEGAMSEGERVLLVEDLTTDGGSKLSFVDAIRETGATCSHTAVIFYYGIFPETEKTLGDHGVQLHSLCTWWDVLAEAKAQKTFDQETLDGVEAFLNDPRGWQEAHKS, from the coding sequence ATGATCCCCAGTTCCTTTCCCGACAGCACCGAAATCGCCCGCCTGACCGCGCGAATGTTGCTGGAGATCAAAGCCGTGCATTTCAATGCGCGCGAACCGTTCACGCTGGCCAGCGGCCTGCCCAGCCCGACATATATCGACTGCCGCAAACTGATCTCGTACCCGCGTATCCGCTCGACCCTGATGGATTTCCTGACCGTCACAGTAATGCGCGACGCAGGCTTCGAGGCGTTCGACAACATCGCAGGCGGGGAAACGGCGGGGATCCCCTTTGCCGCCATGGTCGCCGAGCGCATGGCCCTGCCCATGACTTATGTCCGCAAGAAACCCAAGGGCTACGGCCGCAATGCCCGTATCGAAGGCGCGATGAGCGAAGGCGAACGTGTACTGCTGGTCGAAGACCTGACAACCGACGGCGGCTCGAAACTGTCCTTTGTCGATGCGATCCGCGAAACCGGTGCTACTTGTAGCCATACTGCAGTGATCTTCTATTACGGCATCTTCCCCGAGACCGAGAAGACACTGGGCGATCACGGGGTTCAATTGCACAGCCTTTGCACATGGTGGGACGTTCTGGCCGAGGCCAAGGCGCAGAAAACCTTTGACCAAGAAACACTTGACGGTGTCGAGGCCTTCCTGAATGACCCGCGCGGATGGCAGGAAGCCCATAAGTCGTGA
- a CDS encoding ammonium transporter, which translates to MNGADTAWIIVATALVLFMTLPGLALFYGGLVRARNVLSVFMHCFSIACLMSVLWLVAGYSIAFGPGESGLWGGLGKAFLNGVDVDSLAGTLPEILFFAFQMTFAIITPALIVGAYVERVGFGFVLTFSALWMLLCYAPVVHWIWGGGMLADGGILGEIGVRDFAGGIVVHETAGLAALIIAVILGPRRNRTTPPHNPGYVMIGAAMLWVGWFGFNGGSQLAADGGAAMALTVTHLSAATASLSWALWERIRFGKASMVGLVTGTIAGLASITPASGFVGPVQALIIGAVAGVLCQEAVSVVRNKLNIDDTLDVFAVHGVGGIFGTIMIALFGLGTWTAQLGGLIIVGAFTAVVTFVLVKLVAQITPLRVDAETETNGLDLSVHGERAYDMSS; encoded by the coding sequence ATGAACGGAGCAGATACAGCCTGGATCATCGTTGCAACCGCATTGGTCCTTTTCATGACATTGCCAGGCCTCGCCCTGTTCTATGGCGGCCTCGTGCGTGCCCGAAATGTCCTCAGCGTGTTCATGCACTGCTTTTCAATTGCCTGTTTGATGAGCGTCCTTTGGCTGGTCGCAGGTTATTCCATCGCGTTCGGCCCCGGTGAAAGCGGACTTTGGGGTGGTTTGGGCAAAGCCTTCCTCAACGGCGTCGACGTGGACAGCCTTGCAGGAACCCTGCCCGAGATCCTGTTCTTTGCCTTTCAGATGACCTTCGCCATAATCACCCCGGCGTTGATCGTGGGCGCCTATGTCGAGCGTGTGGGTTTTGGCTTTGTCCTGACCTTCTCGGCCCTTTGGATGCTGCTGTGCTATGCACCGGTGGTGCACTGGATCTGGGGTGGAGGGATGCTGGCTGATGGCGGCATTCTGGGCGAGATCGGAGTGCGCGACTTTGCTGGCGGCATCGTGGTGCATGAAACCGCTGGTCTGGCAGCCCTGATCATCGCGGTTATCCTCGGCCCTCGGCGTAACCGTACCACGCCTCCGCATAATCCCGGCTATGTCATGATCGGTGCCGCAATGCTTTGGGTTGGCTGGTTCGGTTTCAATGGTGGCTCGCAACTGGCCGCCGATGGCGGAGCAGCGATGGCCCTGACCGTAACGCACCTGTCCGCTGCCACCGCATCCCTAAGCTGGGCCCTGTGGGAACGTATCCGTTTTGGCAAGGCCTCGATGGTCGGTCTGGTCACGGGCACAATCGCCGGTCTGGCCTCGATCACGCCCGCTTCAGGTTTCGTCGGTCCGGTTCAGGCCCTGATCATTGGCGCGGTGGCCGGCGTTCTGTGTCAAGAAGCCGTCAGCGTCGTGCGCAACAAGCTGAATATCGACGACACGCTGGATGTGTTCGCCGTGCATGGCGTCGGCGGTATCTTCGGCACGATCATGATCGCCCTGTTTGGCCTCGGAACCTGGACCGCGCAGTTGGGTGGGCTGATTATCGTGGGTGCCTTTACGGCAGTTGTCACGTTTGTGTTGGTCAAACTGGTTGCACAGATCACGCCACTTCGCGTAGACGCCGAGACCGAGACAAATGGCCTCGACCTCTCGGTACATGGCGAGCGGGCCTATGACATGAGCAGTTAA
- a CDS encoding phosphatidylglycerophosphatase A, with amino-acid sequence MNIAQMIGTVGGVGYMRPAPGTWGSLVALPMAWVLHTLGGFPLLAIATVAVFFGGLWATRVMTRGQDDHDPSEIVIDEVAGQFIALWAISYPSWAHGIDIAALWPGWVAGFILFRLFDITKPGPIGWADRRGDPMGVMLDDVIAGVFAAIGVMVLAGIAHGVLGL; translated from the coding sequence ATGAATATCGCACAGATGATCGGTACGGTTGGCGGCGTTGGCTATATGCGCCCCGCCCCCGGCACCTGGGGGTCGCTGGTGGCCTTGCCGATGGCCTGGGTATTGCACACGCTGGGTGGTTTCCCGTTGCTGGCGATCGCAACGGTTGCAGTTTTTTTCGGCGGCCTCTGGGCCACGCGGGTAATGACCAGGGGTCAGGATGACCACGACCCGTCCGAAATTGTCATTGATGAGGTCGCAGGCCAGTTCATCGCGCTTTGGGCGATTTCCTATCCGTCATGGGCGCATGGAATCGACATTGCCGCGCTCTGGCCCGGCTGGGTTGCTGGGTTCATCCTGTTCCGTCTGTTCGACATCACCAAACCGGGGCCCATTGGCTGGGCTGATCGCCGCGGAGATCCGATGGGCGTGATGCTGGACGACGTGATTGCGGGTGTTTTTGCAGCCATCGGCGTGATGGTTCTGGCAGGTATAGCACACGGAGTTCTGGGGCTATGA
- a CDS encoding CinA family protein, producing the protein MNVTDLLDRAKAQGVMIATAESCTGGMVAAALTDIPGSSAVVDRGFVTYTNQAKQDMLGVQAETLNAHGAVSEEVAREMAEGALRNSRAQLAVSITGIAGPGGSEFKPEGRVCFGLAAEGQPTHVETVELGAPGRDAVRRAARDHALGLLYTALSADA; encoded by the coding sequence ATGAACGTGACAGACCTGCTGGACCGCGCCAAGGCGCAAGGCGTGATGATCGCCACCGCCGAAAGCTGCACCGGCGGCATGGTCGCTGCGGCCCTGACTGACATTCCCGGCAGCTCTGCCGTCGTGGATCGGGGTTTCGTCACCTACACCAACCAAGCCAAACAGGACATGCTGGGCGTTCAGGCCGAAACGCTGAACGCGCACGGTGCGGTTTCCGAAGAGGTTGCCCGCGAAATGGCAGAAGGCGCGCTGCGCAATTCACGAGCGCAACTTGCCGTCTCGATCACCGGTATTGCCGGGCCGGGCGGGTCCGAATTCAAACCTGAAGGGCGTGTGTGTTTCGGGCTGGCCGCCGAGGGACAGCCGACGCATGTCGAAACCGTCGAACTCGGCGCACCCGGTCGCGATGCTGTGCGGCGTGCGGCGCGCGACCACGCCTTGGGCCTGCTGTACACGGCCCTTTCCGCAGACGCCTAA